ACACCGAGGCGCTCGCCACCGCCCTCTCCGGGATCGAGCACGAGCTGGAAACCGCCGGACGGAACGCCGAAAGCCCGATGCTCGCCGTGCTGCGGGCGCACGATGTACGGAGCATCGTCACGCGGGCCGGGCGGCTCTCTCCGGCGGGCTGGAAGTCGCTGGCCGACCACCTCGACGACCTGCTGGCCCGCGAGGGCCGGCTGGGTCGCCCGGGCGCGGAGCGCGAACGCCCGCTCCACGCGACGGTGCCCGACGACCGTAAGGCTGCCGAGGGGGGAGCGCCATGAGGACCACACGGACCATGCGGAAACTCGGCGGAGATCTGCTGGCGGACGCGCGCCTGACGCAGCCGGCCGATGCCGCCGAGATCATCGGGTGTCTGTGCGCCGCGTACGGCCGCCGGCGCGGCGGCCGGCCGGTGGAGTTCCGGTTCGCCGGATTCCCGCCCGACACCGCCAGCGGGCTGTGGCTGGAGATGGAAGAGCGCGACCTGCTCGTCATCGAGGAACGCACCCGGCCCGAGCACCAGCTCGTCATCGCCTGCCACGAGTTATGGCACTTGGAGGAAGGCACCTGTGACAGCCACGGCCCGGGCATGGCCGTGGCGGCCCGGCTCACCGGGCACCGGGGCGATCTCGCCGAGCTGCTGCACTCGGAGGCCGG
The Streptomyces sp. NBC_01296 DNA segment above includes these coding regions:
- a CDS encoding toxin-antitoxin system, toxin component, producing MRTTRTMRKLGGDLLADARLTQPADAAEIIGCLCAAYGRRRGGRPVEFRFAGFPPDTASGLWLEMEERDLLVIEERTRPEHQLVIACHELWHLEEGTCDSHGPGMAVAARLTGHRGDLAELLHSEAGLGSVVRQAAARADREDPAEIRAETFGLYLGQVLKAYLPGPREERFPEAIERIKTSLGWGR